The following proteins come from a genomic window of Miscanthus floridulus cultivar M001 chromosome 2, ASM1932011v1, whole genome shotgun sequence:
- the LOC136536551 gene encoding putative disease resistance protein RGA3: MVDAVISAFLQVLVQAIADFVKKELMKSNGLERERNNLICNVQMIQAVLRGDDNMQLSDVQKSWFGKLKDVSYDAVEVLDEYLYEDLRRQVIHLHRVRNSSLISHMSARRNIFEHDMTKKFADIVKNIDSLEKMRLTYQVEIHGQTGQNSEWNRRRRSSSLPPTPVHGRQNEKEKIIQMLFRPVLNSNVEVLSILGEAYIGKTTVAQVVINDECVSSYFEPRPWVHVSSEFNVERITADIVESIEGRSFCSNNLDNLQRHLKKLLRERRFLLVLDDYRRSSFPDWELLQRPFLSGAAGSKIIVTTSSSAVATSLGTSDSCYQLNGLPQEDCWSLFRQYAGIEFEASNFGDFLNNRFKDEVIRKCKGLPFIAVSLGHRLRQEKDRSKWEAIVRENWDSNSIDCMRSHGIDYAQLDSHLKPCFAYCSIFPQNFQFEEEWLIQHWMAQDFIQCQPDTTDMMAIGNDYFRSFVEQSFFQRVHVGHTRERDRYTMSQKMQELAFHVSAGGCYILDKPGNPPNKARHLTVQLDKLANQNVLFDAISQCTSLHTLVVVGGSGNYQLSIPKDILGKTLKRLRVLDVSNFGLSKLPKSIGDLIHLRCLQLRGTKIRKLPKSICYLYNLQTLGLRNCYHLEKLPTDIKCLRKLRHIDLHLDNPESGSSCHICSLKHMPDGIGTLIDLQTLSRFVISKSITRHSNIHELSELNNLRGELLISNLHLVKDAQEAEKAGLASKRFLQKIELKWRGHSKQADQIAVNLKPASTITELTISGYCGMTCPSWLDSVDCMRDLVTVRLHDFKSCSVLPSLGLLPRLKNLYLTSWDQLASINYDYGSFVSFLSLEKFHLEGMRSLQQWDWNDLCTFAPHLSELVVKNCPQLRELPGCIQNLRDLEDMEIVGCGQLARLPHMNGLTSLQRLEISDCNSICSLPSIGLPRSLQVLSINNCHQLSQSCKNLRSTVPSVWIDGNPSSSVVPDDNPIDALDIEEQRQQQQQVNDNLSEQVDDIDDATENENLRPSSQPENSIDDVQEASIHDVFDPRT; the protein is encoded by the exons ATGGTTGATGCTGTAATCTCAGCCTTTCTGCAAGTCCTTGTTCAGGCAATTGCTGATTTTGTGAAGAAGGAGTTGATGAAGTCCAACGGTCTTGAAAGAGAGAGGAACAATCTGATTTGTAATGTGCAAATGATACAAGCTGTTCTTAGAGGGGATGATAATATGCAGCTTTCTGATGTACAGAAATCGTGGTTTGGTAAGCTGAAAGATGTCAGCTATGATGCAGTTGAGGTATTGGATGAGTACCTCTATGAAGATCTACGACGTCAGGTGATCCATTTGCACCGTGTTCGTAACAGCAGTCTAATTTCTCATATGAGTGCTAGGCGTAATATATTTGAACATGATATGACGAAGAAGTTTGCTGATATTGTTAAGAATATTGATAGTTTAGAGAAGATGCGCTTGACCTACCAAGTGGAGATCCATGGCCAAACAGGTCAAAACTCTGAATGGAATAGACGCCGTCGGAGCAGCTCTCTTCCTCCAACCCCAGTTCATGGTAGACAGAATGAAAAGGAGAAGATTATCCAGATGCTTTTTCGACCTGTCCTGAATTCCAACGTTGAAGTACTGTCAATACTGGGGGAGGCTTATATTGGGAAGACAACCGTTGCTCAGGTAGTCATCAATGACGAGTGTGTATCAAGCTACTTTGAGCCGAGGCCGTGGGTTCATGTGTCAAGTGAGTTCAACGTAGAAAGGATCACTGCAGACATCGTAGAATCAATAGAAGGCCGTTCCTTTTGTTCCAACAACCTGGACAACCTCCAGAGGCATCTTAAAAAGCTTCTGCGAGAAAGAAGGTTTCTTCTTGTCCTGGATGACTATAGGAGGAGTAGCTTTCCTGACTGGGAACTGCTCCAACGTCCATTTCTGAGTGGCGCTGCAGGAAGCAAGATCATAGTGACAACAAGCAGCAGTGCAGTTGCTACAAGTCTTGGTACCTCTGATTCCTGTTACCAGTTGAATGGTCTACCACAAGAGGACTGCTGGTCATTGTTCCGCCAATATGCAGGCATAGAGTTTGAAGCATCTAATTTTGGAGATTTCTTAAACAATAG ATTCAAGGACGAAGTTATACGGAAGTGCAAGGGTCTACCTTTCATAGCAGTAAGTTTAGGACACAGACTGCGGCAAGAGAAAGACAGGAGCAAGTGGGAAGCTATTGTGCGAGAGAACTGGGATTCCAATTCCATTGACTGCATGAGATCCCATGGAATAGATTATGCACAGTTAGATTCACATCTTAAGCCGTGTTTCGCATACTGCTCCATTTTTCCACAAAATTTTCAGTTTGAGGAGGAATGGCTTATCCAGCATTGGATGGCTCAGGACTTCATCCAATGCCAACCTGACACTACAGATATGATGGCCATTGGGAACGACTACTTCAGATCTTTTGTTGAACAGTCATTTTTCCAGCGAGTGCATGTTGGCCATACCAGGGAACGAGACCGTTATACCATGTCACAAAAGATGCAAGAGCTCGCTTTTCATGTCTCAGCTGGAGGATGTTACATCTTGGATAAGCCTGGCAATCCTCCAAATAAGGCCCGGCATTTAACAGTACAACTAGACAAGCTTGCGAACCAGAATGTACTGTTTGATGCAATCTCCCAATGCACGTCTTTGCATACACTTGTAGTTGTTGGTGGCTCGGGGAACTATCAACTTAGTATCCCAAAGGACATACTGGGAAAAACACTTAAAAGGCTTCGAGTTTTAGATGTCAGCAATTTTGGCCTAAGTAAGCTACCTAAATCAATTGGAGATCTGATACACCTTCGATGTCTTCAGCTCCGAGGCACCAAGATAAGAAAGCTGCCCAAATCAATCTGCTATCTCTACAACCTTCAAACCCTGGGCCTCAGAAATTGCTATCATCTTGAAAAGTTGCCAACTGATATAAAGTGTCTTCGCAAGCTAAGGCATATTGACCTACATCTGGATAACCCCGAGTCTGGCTCTTCCTGCCATATCTGCAGCTTGAAGCATATGCCTGATGGTATAGGCACACTGATTGATCTTCAAACACTTTCAAGGTTCGTGATAAGCAAGAGCATCACTCGCCACAGCAACATTCACGAGCTATCTGAATTGAACAATCTCCGTGGGGAACTTCTGATTTCAAATCTGCATCTTGTTAAGGATGCACAAGAAGCTGAAAAGGCGGGTTTAGCTTCCAAGCGATTCCTACAGAAGATAGAGCTTAAATGGAGGGGCCACAGCAAACAGGCTGATCAAATTGCAGTGAACCTAAAACCAGCTAGCACCATCACTGAACTTACCATTTCAGGCTACTGCGGTATGACATGTCCTAGCTGGCTCGATTCTGTAGACTGCATGCGTGATCTAGTCACTGTACGGCTTCATGATTTTAAGAGCTGCAGTGTTCTTCCTTCCCTGGGACTTCTACCACGGCTTAAAAATCTCTACCTGACAAGCTGGGATCAATTGGCCTCTATAAACTATGATTATGGGTCTTTTGTCAGTTTCCTATCTTTGGAGAAGTTTCATTTGGAGGGGATGCGCAGCTTGCAGCAATGGGATTGGAATGATCTATGTACGTTCGCCCCTCATCTGAGTGAGCTTGTTGTCAAGAATTGCCCTCAACTTCGTGAGCTTCCAGGGTGCATTCAGAACCTCCGAGACTTGGAAGACATGGAAATTGTTGGCTGTGGGCAGCTCGCTCGCCTCCCACATATGAATGGCCTTACTTCACTCCAAAGACTGGAGATTTCAGACTGCAATTCGATTTGCTCCCTGCCAAGCATTGGCTTGCCTAGGTCACTGCAGGTCTTGAGCATAAACAATTGTCATCAGCTTAGCCAGTCTTGCAAGAATCTGAGAAGCACCGTCCCTTCAGTGTGGATCGACGGAAATC CTTCAAGCAGTGTTGTGCCTGATGATAATCCTATAGATGCACTTGATATTGAAGAACAAAGGCAGCAACAGCAACAAGTTAATGATAATTTAAGTGAACAAGTTGATGACATTGATGATGCTACAGAGAATGAAAATTTACGGCCTTCCTCTCAACCTGAAAATTCAATTGATGATGTGCAAGAAGCTTCTATTCATGATGTCTTTGATCCTAGAACTTGA
- the LOC136538807 gene encoding vesicle-associated protein 1-2-like has product MAASCDLHDVDPPELQFPFLLDKQISCPLRLANRTDHTVAFKIKTTNPRKYCVRPNNGVVPPRSSCTVVVTMQAQMVVPPDLQCKDKFLVQSVVVSDGLSAKDITSQMFVKEGGNVIEEVKLKVAYVMPPEPPSEIAEEHDGLEKVLVSMQRSVDNGRSTSELSSGSVSLRSAEEVRSPVGRIVKSEEFLKAARPAMATKTYAGPGEQSHQLSAIIAKLTEEKNSALEQNRKLQVELELVRCEARKQQGTFSLVLY; this is encoded by the exons ATGGCCGCCTCCTGCGACCTCCACGATGTCGACCCTCCGGAGCTCCAGTTTCCGT TCTTGCTCGACAAGCAGATCTCCTGCCCCCTGCGACTCGCCAACAGGACTGACCATACCGTCGCCTTTAAG ATCAAGACGACAAACCCCAGGAAGTACTGCGTGCGGCCCAACAATGGCGTCGTGCCGCCGCGATCCTCTTGCACGGTTGTAG TCACGATGCAGGCGCAGATGGTGGTGCCTCCGGATTTGCAGTGCAAGGACAAGTTCTTGGTGCAGAGCGTGGTCGTCAGTGATGGCTTGTCAGCCAAGGACATAACCTCTCAAATG TTCGTGAAAGAGGGGGGTAATGTGATCGAGGAGGTGAAATTGAAGGTTGCTTATGTGATGCCACCTGAACCGCCATCAGAGATTGCAGAGGAGCACGATGGTTTAGAGAAAGTTTTAGTGTCCATGCAGAGGAGTGTGGATAATGGGAGGAGTACTTCAGAGCTATCGAGTGGCTCCGTGTCATTGAGATCAGCTGAG GAGGTCAGATCACCTGTTGGTCGAATTgtgaagagtgaggagttcctgaAGGCTGCACGACCTGCTATG GCAACAAAAACATATGCGGGACCTGGTGAACAATCtcatcag CTGTCAGCTATAATTGCAAAGCTGACTGAAGAAAAGAATTCTGCACTTGAGCAAAACAGAAAACTTCAAGTCGAATTG GAACTTGTAAGGTGCGAAGCCAGGAAACAGCAAGGCACCTTCTCGTTGGTTCTTTATTAG
- the LOC136524174 gene encoding uncharacterized protein, whose product MGGHGGLNILPQKRWNVYNFDNREKVQKDEAAAAREEQLQREAERRRESDLRLTALRRNRGLVQAESPATPPPHPAGPADPVDALPSPTSDGDHINLFSGGSGVAADFAALASASGGRGAAREREPDADPNPKKRKKEEEVRVVGPDEEKYRLGYGLAGKGVAVPWYMSSPAAAAAKEGRGRDAGEGNGVKRSAGKKSIEELREERKKREAKEKERERAILVAAGRKERQADRGRPSRWAR is encoded by the exons ATGGGAGGGCACGGCGGGCTGAATATTTTGCCGCAGAAGCGGTGGAACGTCTATAATTTCGACAACCGCGAGAAGGTGCAAAAAGAtgaggccgccgccgcccgggAGGAACAGCTCCAGCGCGAGGCGGAACGCCGCCGTGAGTCCGACCTCCGCCTCACTGCGCTACGCCGTAACCGCGGCCTGGTCCAGGCGGAGTCGCCCGCCACTCCTCCACCTCACCCTGCCGGCCCCGCTGATCCGGTGGACGCCCTTCCTTCCCCGACCTCGGACGGAGACCACATCAACCTCTTCTCGGGTGGATCCGGCGTCGCCGCTGACTTTGCCGCGCTCGCCTCGGCCAGTGGTGGGAGGGGCGCTGCCCGGGAGCGGGAGCCCGACGCCGACCCTAATCCTAAGAAGCGGAAGAAGGAAGAGGAGGTGAGGGTTGTGGGGCCTGATGAGGAGAAGTACAGGCTGGGCTACGGTCTCGCTGGGAAGGGTGTGGCGGTGCCCTGGTACATGTCGAGCCCTGCAGCGGCAGCGGCCAAGGAGGGGAGGGGCAGAGATGCAGGGGAAGGTAACGGGGTGAAGAGGAGTGCAGGGAAGAAGAGCATCGAGGAGCTGagggaggagaggaagaagagggaggccaaggagaaggagcGCGAGCGTGCCATCCTGGTTGCTGCGGGAAGGAAGGAGAGACAGGCGGATCGGGGGCGCCCGTCAAG ATGGGCACGGTGA